The proteins below are encoded in one region of Helianthus annuus cultivar XRQ/B chromosome 2, HanXRQr2.0-SUNRISE, whole genome shotgun sequence:
- the LOC110887055 gene encoding uncharacterized protein LOC110887055 encodes MITSTDVTIDAMMTSKIEELKEMIEGSKSKGKERRCMYKDFMLCNPTTYVGKIYLIACQKWISNIEAVFIRSRCEKEDQVMFATSQLTFQEKDWWDAYCKEIGEDKLQAMTWQEFKEPFLRYHCPQSGIDKIQEDFLCLQQKNETINEITNTFLDKMKFCGDFVKTERMKINRYHGILKAEYREFITPSKCETLDELINWAQDRELGLKRQEERGENRSTEKGANSSPSKKAKHQDHGRKDKSKGGITLCKTCGKLHTGECLLAKKRCYKCGDEGHSYYKCPNNPKTCFNYFQKGHVKLEGPKLQQGSKKEGKKEEGSRAKGRMFQITSEEANA; translated from the coding sequence atgattacaagcacagatgtcacaatagATGCTATGATGACTAGTAAGATTGAGGAGTTAAAGGAGATGATTGAGGGGTCTAAAAGTAAAGGCAAGGAACGAAGGTGCATGTACAAGGATTTCATGTTATGCAACCCTACAACTTATGTTGGTAAGATTTATCTGATAGCATGCCAAAAATGGATTTCAAACATAGAGGCAGTGTTCATACGAAGTCGTTGTGAAAAGGAAGACCAAGTGATGTTCGCTACTAGTCAACTCACCTTTCAAGAGAAAGATTGGTGGGACGCGTATTGTAAGGAAATAGGTGAGGACAAACTTCAAGCGATGACTTGGCAGGAATTCAAGGAGCCTTTTCTGAGATATCATTGTCCTCAGTCAGGCATTGATAAGATTCAGGAGGATTTCTTATGCCTCCAACAGAAAAACGAAACGATCAACGAGATAACTAATACCTTCTTGGATAAAATGAAGTTCTGCGGAGATTTTGTGAAGACGGAAAGAATGAAAATCAATCGCTATCATGGCATATTAAAGGCAGAATATAGGGAGTTTATCACTCCCTCAAAATGTGAAACTCTCGATGAGCTTATTAATTGGGCTCAGGATAGAGAACTTGGGCTTAAAAGACAGGAGGAACGTGGTGAAAATAGATCGACGGAAAAAGGGGCCAATTCAAGTCCGTCTAAGAAGGCGAAACATCAAGATCACGGAAGAAAAGATAAATCGAAAGGCGGTATTACCCTTTGCAAGACATGTGGGAAACTTCATACTGGAGAATGCCTTTTAGCTAAGAAGcggtgctacaaatgtggtgatGAGGGACATTCGTACTACAAATGCCCTAACAACCCGAAGACTTGTTTCAACTATTTTCAAAAGGGGCATGTTAAATTGGAGGGTCCTAAACTTCAACAAGGATCAAAGAAAGAGGGGAAGAAGGAGGAGGGCTCTAGGGCAAAAGGGAGGATGTTCCAAATCACATCCGAAGAAGCCAATGCCTAG